The genomic stretch TACGTGGGTAGGGTTTAGTCCGACAAAGTGAGTTCAAAGGCTTCATCAGTAGTATTTGCCAACTGCCTATTGTTGTTCCTGAAAGCTATTTCTTACCAATTAATTGCgctcacaaaaataaaaaaattgtctcTTACCAAAGTAAGTGTGATCATTAGGATTGAAGGTAATTAGTtgtcaaaattatttatatagaatttatttgtggaaaaaaaatttagattgtTGAGTTACGTACTTTTATATACTTATCCGAATCTCTCTTGTgttatttgttcaaattatatattaataagTTGGGTAGGTAATTGACCTGAATCCTTGACACCCACGAGATTAGGAGTGGGTATTAACCGCTTATCGCCTACTGACTGCCACCAAATCGTCACCAATCGGCAACTAACTTTTGGCGGTTGGTAGGCagaataaaaatactatttcgACATCGGTTCAATTGGTTTGATAGgcagtataattttttttgtgggttaacCGACTTAACTAattttttcaagtgaattttgaattttatctaataggtttttttattgtgtttgtcCAACTGATTTGTGGTTGTCCTTTAGGTTAGTGTTccataaatttactttttcttttcatttataaaacatatactTTACTGATTCTGTAGTTACAAGGAAGTTGAGATAAAtctttaacataaaaacttataaCTAACAATTAATCAATTTAACCGACCACCTATTAATCGACTAACCGATTAACCTAAAAAATCGAAACTACTTATTATCGGTATAAAATCGGTTAATTAATCGACTTTCACGAATCAACAGTAGACAAAAATCACCGTATGACACCAACTAAACTGATGCCCAACTGTACATGAAATTCAATTTCTTCATTAAATGATTAGCAATCATTGAAGAATGGTTACCAAAATAAGGGCCCTAGCCATATCTTTATCTGTAAACAAAGAAAAGCtattttcccttttctcttttatgtGATATTAGGGATCCCTTTATAATGACTTCACTagtttagtttgaaaaaaattactcatttttttttaaaaaaaaaaattgggggccCGAGTTGACATGAAGGGTGTCCAACAGGggaaatgaattgaaaattAGGGGGAGACATGGGAATGAGAAGGATGGCCCAAAGAACATGGAAAACATGCATGGTGGCAGAAAAAAGCTTGAAGATGACTGCAGAAATGAATGAAAGGAAAGCTCATGAGATACACTGCTGGAAAGAAAGATACCTTCACCGAAAAGCCTGAAGTTTTCCTGGCCTGTGACACATGATGAGTAGATATTGacagctttttatttattttattttattcgaAATAAGTATGGggaaattagaaattaaaaaaaaaaaaaaaaaaaaggacggaCAACCCAAACGAGCGTTTCACTACAATTAAAAATCAGTAGAATAAAACCTAAGACTATTAAGATTGGGCAGTCCAAACAAGATATTAACAGCTTTTTGCTATTATTGCTAATGTGTCTTGATGACAGGTCCACTTTTATTAAACCAACCGAAGTAATATCTATAGTTtgggaacatttttttttggttatattgATGAGATGAAACAagtacaacaacaaaaatatagaaaataaatacataacataccgattaaaaaaaaaaaaaacattgtccTTAAGCAAGGATTTAAAACATGTCATTTCCACAAGTACTAGGAGATTTTTGTGATGGAGCAAGTGAGCAGAATGTTACCAATAAAATTGGTTGTAGTGGTCCATATAGCGAGATGTTGCAAGTGCAGCTGAAAGCACTAGTgtctattttgattttgttgacCAACTTTTGAAGAAGACAACGAGACTAAGAGAAAACAGAACTAACAATAATGGAGTACTCCTATTCAATAATTGAATGGAAAATATCAAGAACAACATTGAGTGCGATCTGGATCTAGATATGAAAGTTTCCATACGCCAAAAGGTCACCAATCAGAGACGGATTCAGCTTTTAATTTGAGGAGGGATCAaagggccaaattttttttgagaggGACCAATTGGTAAACACAATAATGCCATGCAAACTGCCACTACGTGACAACTTACATTTTAATAACGTATGTAATAAGCATTACGTGGACAGACCCACTAGGGTATACCAACTATGATCTTCGTCTTTTTATGGTTATTTATTGGAGTAACGTTACAAGTCTCTCTCGTGCCCATCTTGAGTCCCTCcaaaaataatgtggctattaaaatcactattgggttcgtaatttatcattattaaatttggatcaaatattaattttaatagccacatcattcttggagggacttaAAATAAACACAAGAAGGACTTCTAAAATATCATACTTTGTCCGTAGATGTAGGCTTTCAATCCGGAACTAATAAATCTTGGTGCTTTATGTTGCTCTGATCAACTCTATTTTGTGTTATTATTGTCTTTAAGTAGGGTCGGCTCAATTGGGTAGGCCATTTAAGCCATTACCTAAGgccataaataaaaagattttttttttaaaaaaaaaaaaaacctcaagaaaaagtagaagaagtTCTAAATATTAGTTAATGAAAATtgtgaatatatttttttccctccttATATACATGTATTTTCTCTCAgtaacaattttatatttatattttggcAGTTTATTTTTACGCGCGTGAAAGATTAGTAAAAtgagaataataaattttaaagaaagaaaaaaaaatatatatatatatatataatatgaaaatctaaacaaatattatttgattcatttttaaatattagaaaaCAAATGTCTTACTTAAAATTATCACCTTAGCCGTCAAAATTTATTGCACATATCAAGCATTTCCACTTACTTTTATGGGAGAGAAATGAAGTGTAATGCTaaagaccatctttttattctcttaattcaaaatcatcattggatcaaaattcaagtatgattcatctaaaatttaatggtgattttgaaagttaAATCAGAATTCCTGGCTTTCAAACAAAGGTAAGCTCACCTACTCATATCACAATAGGGGGGtaaaagtagagaaaaaggTTAATAAATTATCATGActaattaatggtaaatttgaaagTTGATGGCCTGCCGACGGAACTAAATCTTATGGAATCCAATAATTAACAGGAGCCTAGTTTTGAATATCTTAATAataatatctttttctttttaactttggCCCTTTACAACCAGCAAATTAAATTGCccctaaaagaaaaagataattaagaatctttgatttcctttttccaATTGAAAGCATAAAATCTCCTCCTCCCTCCTTTGACATTCAAAAAGCCAGTGGATTCTCAAGGGTGGCTTCTAAATCTTTACCTCAAGGAGAATATATGATTCCCCCGATCTCTGCCCAGCcaaaacaagaagagaaaacaaaaaaggacaCCCTGATATAGGAAAGAGTAATGATGTTTAATAGATCGTTTATATGATTGCTATTTGGTAGATTACTATAAGACTATCATACAATTtgatgacatatatatatatatatatatatatatatatatgatagtgaaaattcaaaatctgTTGGGCGAGAAAAACGGTTTGggagttaatatacatatttgaacaNNNNNNNNNNNNNNNNNNNNNNNNNNNNNNNNNNNNNNNNNNNNNNNNNNNNNNNNNNNNNNNNNNNNNNNNNNNNNNNNNNNNNNttttttttttttttttctttcttgatatgggactcaacactcacaaaCTCACAAGTACACTCATAataaaatcaaccattgaatgatcaatacttgtaaaaaaaaaatcaatagttaaTTTTCACTGCCACATCATTTCATATCATTTTAGTTGTATGGTAGTCGTAtaatagtctattaaataatattactattCCACTCACATCCAACTGGGCTGACGTTGCCCACAAACccagatatatatattttaaacaagaGTTGATCTAAAAGCTGATAGACACTTTTTCGTTACAACAGTCCAGTGGGATTCACGAGGatgtaatatatagcattactctttttatttaattttttttttcttacaaatatTGGTATAAGAGCTAAGTTTTACTGCTACATCATCAAATTACATAGCAATAGTATATCAATCTACTAATTAGGTAGAGAAGATGCTATTATTCAGCTCTATTCAAATTAAGATCGATATCCCATTAGATATTTTGGACAACTAGAGTTGCATTTACAACTAAAACaattaaacagaaaaataaattacataatagaaaataaattaaattaacgAATATCCTTAGATTAACAATACAAAAGCTTATCCTACACCAAACTAAATAACAGCCATACGTGTCCACAAATATTGGAGGGGTTGAAACCTTTGGTGAACCTCTCCATGGCCattacattatacatatatatatatatatataacacagcTTTTCCATGTACATGATGATcaccatgatatataaatatatataaaaatgactaaaatatccttataatCTTCAGATCCTTGCCTTGGCAAAGAATTAATTAGTAGAAATTATTGGATTATAAACCTCATAATTAAGGATCTATGCTCAaacttttttgggtttaaaagaATGGTTGGAAGATGCTCGAGAAATCATCCTCGTATTATGATCAGCTGGCTGTCTATGGGATATTGTGTTGTAAGAAGCAAATCTCCCATGCCTTTGCTTCCTCCTCGGCTGTGACAACTGGGGGATGAAAACTCCGGTTCCTTTGCTTTCCCGCCGGCAAGCTTGCTCATGGAGAGCCGGAGGTAATCGTGCAGGTGGGTTGATTGCTCCGGCGAAATCCTGAACAATATTCAACCACGTACATGCATGCTAATTAAGTAAGTagtttagaaaaaagaaagaaagattttatAGTTGTAATAAGAGTTTGAAGAGATTATAAGAACCTGGAGAGAAACTGGAGGGCAGTTTGGAAACTTAAGGGGGTCGTCGACGTCCTCGTCATCCTCCATGATTAGAAGAGAGATCTGCTTGCTTAAATCTGCGAAGAACAAGTCATCTTCAGCATCCATGGCTATAGCTACTGAATAAACTAGAGCTTGCTTAAAGAGCTTGTTTGTTTagtatcatatatatttttgttattattttattctattttatttttttcttgtgtttcttCTGAAACTGGATGGAATAAATAGGTATAAATAGGGAAAGGGGTTGGGGGGATGGGTGAGTTGAAGTATATGGTGTAGCTAGCTAGGAGGAATGTGCATGTGGGGAGGTGGGGCCATGGGGTCTAGTTGGCCAATCTGGCCAAGACCCTCTAGCCCCACAAGAATCATGGAAGTGCGTTATGATGATATTATCCAGTTTGGAGAAAGGGATGAGGAGCAGCCGGCATGAGGGTGTGCCAGATGTCTCATCCAAGATAGACTAAATCTCTACCACGCACCACAAAGGTATACGGTTCATAATTCATAGTCCACTATATGATAAATTTCATTtggagccatatatatatatatatatatatatagttcctTGTCTCATATGTATCTAAATATATCTAAATACGAAGaatgcttttttttgtttaaactgAAAAAATTGGGatgaaaagaaacaaatttaaattaaaaagacgTGTGCTAGTAAACAGAATGCATCTTTATCGAACAGTGATGGACAAGTAGTCATAATTAAGAGGATAGAGACCTCTATGGAGGGTGGAGCATCAAGCTGTGGTTGTGAGCGGTCCTACGCTGGAAAGATGAGTAATTTACGtaagatttttagtttctaaagATATTAACGAGTATTAAGTCCTatgttgctttcttttttttttcgtctttcACGGGACACAGAAGACGGGTCAATTACATGCATTAAGTGGTTAACATGCTTCATAAAAACTCTTTCTCCGGTTGTAGTTTAAACGTCATATAAGCCTCAGCTACGACGACTTTACTCCTCTCCGGAAAGCAAATGAGTGAATTATGGGTGTCAGTGTGGTCCACATTTCACAGTGTTCCTCTGGCAGCTGGCTAAGGGACCCGCCCATTTGCAACATTATGGTGAATGGATCTTCAGGGCCCTCCATATGATGCATGATTATTcttaatcatagcatcaaacaACAAACATCTTCCTCATTTATTCTACAAAACCTTTTCATTTTAAAGACACCGTATGTGTTGGGCCGCATTTATTCCTAAACCAACTTCTTTCTTCCTCATCTGATGTTTATCTTGTTTTACTTACTTGCAGGATGATCATGCTTTGAGCttcatacatatatattcaaaagGCTTTTGCAGTTTCCCACTCTGCCTCCCATGTGAATCTAGTCTCCACCGAAGGACTTGTCGGCCGTACTTCAATCTTTTCATTCTACTGCTTACTGCTTAGTTATACATGGACCCCAAGCCCATTCCCTCAAGCTGTCCTAAGTCCTCATGGGAAagactttctttttctttttttttaggcaaGACGCAAGACACACAAATATGCTAAAAAAGCaggaaaatcaaataaaatcaaggGTGACTTTACTTACCCACATGAATTATCAGGGGTTTCGCAATCATAATCTcgaaaattattcatttttgcAATGTCGGTATCCTATGTTTCGGCCTATTTTAATTTGATCCAATCAGAGCAAGTCATCAAGTGAAAGCTTAGGGAAGTGTGTAAATTATCACTATTCTCTGGGTAAGAAATGCATCGCAGGAAATGTTCTACAGAACAGTCATCCATGGAAAAATTTTACACAATCAAATGGAATTCAACCTAGCCTCACCAACTGATCTTTCTCTGCACTAActtgagagagagggagagagagagagaaggggtcTTAAATGCTTCAACAAGTTGTGGCTTCAAAAGTAAACCAAGACGCGTTATGGACGTTATGCTCCACCAGCTGTATCCATATCTGTAACCCCATCAACTCCCTTAAAAACAACACGCAATTTTCTCAGAACAGAGGTCTTCTTGTCGTTCTTGGTAGTTGTACCAGTCACATGGAGAGCACTCTTGGCAGTTTTACCCATTAGCTCAAAAAGTGGTAAACTTAGGTTTGATCGGGTCATCTCTTCCAGAACCGGAGGTGCCTGCATATACAGATTGTTTCCTTGGTGTGTGACACTAGCTTTTGATAGTAGCAGCTTTGGGTGCTCTTCAAGTAGATCAATGAACTGTTGGCCACAAAAAGTCAATTAGGACAGGCATAAAATAAGCAAAGGTTCCTCAAAATCAAAATGCTATTATCATGCTTATTATTGTCTTATACAAACACTCactttgttttgataaataatgcTCTAATTTTGATGATTAATAATATGAGATGCGCCCCATTTGGGTTGTCTACCAACCTCTCTGTGTATTGACTTTGTCCAATGAAAATTTGTAGTGTTCAACAGTAAAATGTACAAGGCTCAAAGCATTTCAGTGTTGGAAAATTAAAGATTTCaggaacaaaagaaaaaacaaaggtgTGTCAATTCTTGGGAGTTAAAGGACTTTTTTCTGCCAAAGGACTATTCTAATACACACAGCACAAAGTACACATGACACAACTCTTTTGGTGTTACACCTGGCTAATAGTAGAATTGGCAAATATTTGTCTAATTTGAAGTCAATGAGTTATGTAACATTGCAAATGGATACAGGCTGTTACTTGAAGCCAGCAAATTAATGTAtaaatctagagagagagagaaataaacaAATGTACACTGGCTATTAAAATATGTTATGGTGGCATCCTCATTGAAAGAATCATGAGTGGagacaaaatatcaaaaaattatgCAAAAGCTCCACAACATACTTTCAAACATCTCCCTAAGAGAAACAAGTACTGCAGCTTTTAGAAATAATTTCAGCTGAAAACCTCaaagttataattttattttatcaacaAATCGTTGCTCTGCTTTTACTCAGCAGGTTCAAGTGATAATTGTGTTTATTTGTGGCTATATTCTAGGATCAACCTGCTTTACTGGAGGTATCAACCCAAAACTAAATAAACCTGACTTGGTTTTCCTTCTCAAGCTATGGCATAAGAAGAAATGTATGACTCAGATTAAAACAGGTGAAATCATGTCTGAACATGAACATGGAAAAGCAAGAACTGGGAATGAAGCACAAAGAACCATTGTTGTgtccattaaaaaatttatacaatATAAATTAGGATCACCTTTTGCAAAGTAACCGAAGTTTCCAGCTCAATAAGAACACCTGGACCACATACGAGACAGTCCTTGTCCCTTACAAATTCAGTTACTTTGGTGTGAAGACCTTCTACCCCATTATACCTACAAAGATTAAGATCAGTTTGTAATGCTTTCCAAATGGTTGATTAAAGAAATTACAaccaccacccaaaaaaaaaaaaaaaatcataaagttTATTTTTCAACATTCAAAATTGGACTACCAGGTTCACACAAAATTTGCTAACTTATTAACATAAGGTGCCATTGGTAGTTCTGACAACATGTAGTACTTCAATTTGGCCAAAAAAACATTCTCTAAAGTTCAAATATAAAACAAGAAATAGAAGGTATATTAAGCTTCAgtaggaaataaaaagataataagtTTCACAGCAAAAAAGACAGGACGAAAAAGTTAGAGCAATCAATATATCCGAGACTAGAGTTGACGAGGAAATAAAAATCTCAAAAGTTTGGGTAATGTAACTTTAACTAAAATAGGAGTAAGAGGGATTTAACATCACTAGGAGAGACACAAAACTGACCAGTACAATTATATTGGCTCAATTATCCACAAGGAAGGATCATAGAGGAGGCGGTACATGGATTGTAGAGAAAATAGATGAAGTATCAAATAGTTTACAGATTGCAATGTTACAAGCAAATACCTatcaagtgaaaaaatatatctcaCGAGAAAGCTTTAGGGACATCCACGCTTTACAGTACTAATGCTGTGAGGAAAGAAACAAATGTTCGTTGctgaaatgttgaaaaaaaaaatggtggtcaTACAAGAATGCGGGCAACTTTCACAAGACACGTTGTTGATTCTAAGAAGTCAGACAATGATACAGAGACCAGAAACATTTTCAGATAAAAATACGAAATTTAAGGGACAAATTTTAATTCTAAAATATAGAAGACGCATCTAACTGAGATTTTTCTACTTTCAAACTGTGCTTTGTGTGAGTATATTTTCTACTTCCACACGTGTGGATAGTACATTTATGTTcgtagaaaagaaaattaataaccaAGTATATTAAAATGAAACATGATGTTATGTCCACCCTCCAAACATATACAAGTTAAGACATATAACCTTTCATGTACCGAAAAGCGCTTATCATGATCCAATAATTATGAATGCAACCATAATTGTTCTTATACAATATCCTTTATCATCAACTGGTGTCACCACAACAAGGACAAGATTCAACCAACTTATTTgctaagaaaaaagagagaaaaattataaCCCACGTTAAATAGTTGGATAGAGTTTTGCTGCATCCCGATGTAATCTTCAATGTTTCAAGTGCACATGCAGCTGATATAATTGCATTGGTGGAAGCAATAGCTGGAATAATATTCTTCACCACCCCCTGTAAACATCAAGTTGAAGCTATTTATATAAGAATTTAGATATCTGAAACTTctatccctgatttttttttaatgaactcTTGAAAATATACAGTAGCAAAGAGCACAGAagcttaaatatttttaaatggcTTTTTGAAATATATGGTAGTCAAAGAACACCTAAGCCAAACAACACAGTAATCGGGCAGAAACgcaaataaaaattaagcttttgagattTTGACATCCCTGACAACACAAATACCTGAGTAAGAGAATATGTGACTCCTGGAATGCCAAAAAGCTCAGCTCTCTTGACAGCCTATGAGAAATGGGTAGCATAAGCGAGATGACCCACAATGGAAATCAATATTAAGAAACTTTCACTAAATAACAGCATTTTATTAACCTCATCATAGACCCATTTCATATGTTTTGGGTCATCAGGATCGAAAGACTTTCCACTATGTACCTACAAATAAGATGCATGTTTAGATAACACACAAACCAGTTTAAAATCCCCACTTTGGAAAAGGGGAAAGAACAAACATGAGTAATTTATTACCTCATCCCACTTGATTAAGTGGGCATATTCAATACAATGAGCAGCAGTTCTAGGAGTTTCAGCAAGGGTGCATAAGGGAAACTTTACTTGAGGGGGGAAAAGCCAGATGGTGCACTCAAAGCATGGTGTGACCCCTGGCACAATAACCCTAGCATGGCCCTTGAAACCTTCAGTCCCACCATCTACCATAGGTTTAAACGTCTCTTCTCGAGGGTTATCATCAGAATCGTACTCTAAATTTCCAAACAACAATGAAACACCGCAGATGAGCAACAGGCAGAGTTCAGTAACGACAAGTCACTTTGAGAATGACACGTTAAGCTGCCAGTCAACTGTTCATGTATGCCTTTTGGCATTTGCTTTTACATATTAGTTTATAAGAAGACTCAATAACAGAGTGTAGCAATGGAGAAGCCCAAAAGTGAGTTGCACCTAATTACAGTAAGAAGTTACAAAATTAGATGAGTTATAGATACATACCTAGGAAGCTACAAGCTACAGAATTGATGTAGCTCCGAGCCTCAATTGAATCCAGACCAAGAACAATAATATTGAAATCgctataaaaatcaatttctttgTCCTCGATCCGGCAATAATGTGGCTTGATACTCACCCCACTAACTCTTTCCATGACACGCTTTGCAGCAACCTCAGCTTTTGGTTTACCAACATCTTCAAGTCTTAAATGGAGAAGccaatatcaaaaaaaaaaccttccaaACTAGAAATTGAAAACCAAATCGGCATGTAGTAACACACAAAAACCAAAGGATTGTTGGAGTTATAAGTGCACAGTAGGATATGTAGTAAACATCAACTGAGATGATGCCATAGCAAATACGTTGTAAAGATTGCATGTTAATTTGGATTATAATCGTTTGCAAATACTAAACAACAGGAGataaaagtattaaaattttaactGTCAAACAAGATCTTAGCATGCTCATCTCTAGATGTTTTGAATATGTCGTTGCAGTTTTAGAAAAAAACTATATCTATGACTAGCCACCCCACTCAAATAAAGCAGGTCGACCAGCAACATATGACGGAATATCGGGCAAATAGGAGGGTTTGCCGTTTGCCCATTTACTAGATCCTCCATGGTTTTTATTGTCTTCAAAACCCATAATTATCAGTGTAAATTGGCAGAGATACAACACATAGCCAGCATAAGAGGTCAGCCCATTAGATCCACTACATCCAAGACATGTAAAGGCCGAATAAGCCAAACAATGCCCGCAATCAGGTCCAATGAAGCGATCCCACAGTGCCATGCAAAGTAGGAGATCTGCTCCAACAATGAAGCCGCAACAGATGCCCCAACGGTCAAGTCAGGAATACTATAAAAGATAAACTCAAACCAGGTAGAGGGGAATTTTTGGTTCTCAGCTCAAAACACTGCCTCATTGATTACTTTACTTTCCCTCTTCAAACATATttctaacttaagcatcggagccAATGACGGAACTAGGGGAGGGCCCATGGGGGCCatatccccctccccctccccctccccagGTTCTGGAATTTAGAAGGATTTGGATGCCATCAAAACACAAGTCAaatcgttaaaaaaaataaaaatccaagaaatcaTATATAGAAATAAGGAATAGAAAACATAGAAGTAGGTGAAAGGGAAAGAGGACGGTGAGAAGAGGAAGGAGCGACAAAGAATCAGTGGAGGAAAGGCTAATAAGGAGGAGCTTTGTAACCCATTCTACAGTATACCATTACCTTTTGTCCTATGTTGATTGTTATTATTCAGATTTTTACTTTCATATTTCTGTACTTAATACAAACATTACAATTTCATTTAGATACAAAAGAGATATTCGAACGCACAACTTTAGCACATGACATAAAAGAGACCTTCTAGCTTAGTGCTCTCAAGCATACTCCCTAGAGGTAAAAAAGAATGCTCCCTTTCacctacttatatatatacttaacaATTAGACTTGGTCTTGTTAAAATTAGGTTTAGTCTCTTATTCATGCTTTGGCCTCCTctcataaaaaattttgattccGTCCTTGATTGGAGCTATCCCCCCGGTACACACTGGCAAGCACCTGTGCTCACAATTTCTCCTTTTTTGCAGATATAACTTGGCTCAGGATTCACCGTTCAGAAACTGTTCCAACACTTGACAATATACACTAATGATCTCTAACTCAAATGGCAGCTCCTCCCCATGAAAATGAGTTGAAGGGTGAGGTCGTGGTTTCATAACTCATTGAGTGCCAATGTATCAAACCATTCAATACTTCCACACATACATACGTATACACGGATAGATATCCATTGACCAATTAATATATCTGATTGAACGATGAATACATGTGATAACCTCAACATACAAAGCGACCCGCAATTGCAACATAAACAAAATCCACCTACTTTGCCCGAGTGTTTTACCATCTTCTAAATAACCCATGAAATGTGTCTGCTTCATTTAGTCTTTCTTaagagtaaaaattaaaactattggGCAATAACAAACTTCGATtcaacaaaaccaaaagaaaaaatataaagaaattggaaaaaataaaataaaataaaatgaataagaaaGTACCTGAAGAGAAATTGGCGATTGAGATTGGTGACCTCGATTCTGTCCATGTCTATGACCTCTAGATTTTTGAAACCCGAGAGAGCCAAGTCTTTTAGCAGCTCACAGCCCAATCCACCAGCCCCTACCACTAACACTTTAGCATATTGTGCAAGGTCATCTCTCAACTGCAAAAAcccaaaagaggaaaaatgaagaaaaaacacATAGTAAAAGAAACTGCAAACACAATGTTTGTGAAAATGACACAGAGAGAGTGATAGAGAGTTTACGTCTTGGCCCGGTTCGAAGTTAGCGCCGACGAGATGGCCCGGTCGGAGGAGAAGCTTATCGAGGTCCCTTGATTGGCTTGGTTGCGCCTCGGCGTCCGCCATTACAATCACTCGGACTGGGATTCTGCTCGCTATAAAGCCTGGAAGTTCAAGCCCCAAAAGTACGTATTCGGAATTTTACACAAATGGGCACTGTTGTGTCATTTGTGATACAACTGCAGCGGTAGCTTGGCTTTTACGCTTGGCTtgtgaagcttttttttttttttttttttttttga from Corylus avellana chromosome ca1, CavTom2PMs-1.0 encodes the following:
- the LOC132163243 gene encoding NEDD8-activating enzyme E1 catalytic subunit; translated protein: MADAEAQPSQSRDLDKLLLRPGHLVGANFEPGQDLRDDLAQYAKVLVVGAGGLGCELLKDLALSGFKNLEVIDMDRIEVTNLNRQFLFRLEDVGKPKAEVAAKRVMERVSGVSIKPHYCRIEDKEIDFYSDFNIIVLGLDSIEARSYINSVACSFLEYDSDDNPREETFKPMVDGGTEGFKGHARVIVPGVTPCFECTIWLFPPQVKFPLCTLAETPRTAAHCIEYAHLIKWDEVHSGKSFDPDDPKHMKWVYDEAVKRAELFGIPGVTYSLTQGVVKNIIPAIASTNAIISAACALETLKITSGCSKTLSNYLTYNGVEGLHTKVTEFVRDKDCLVCGPGVLIELETSVTLQKFIDLLEEHPKLLLSKASVTHQGNNLYMQAPPVLEEMTRSNLSLPLFELMGKTAKSALHVTGTTTKNDKKTSVLRKLRVVFKGVDGVTDMDTAGGA
- the LOC132165087 gene encoding uncharacterized protein LOC132165087; its protein translation is MDAEDDLFFADLSKQISLLIMEDDEDVDDPLKFPNCPPVSLQDFAGAINPPARLPPALHEQACRRESKGTGVFIPQLSQPRRKQRHGRFASYNTISHRQPADHNTRMISRASSNHSFKPKKV